A window of Bradyrhizobium diazoefficiens genomic DNA:
CGATGGTTCGCGCATCCTGACGCTGGTCGATGTTGGTGTCCTCGGTATGGTCGGCAGCCGATTCTGGATCTCGTTGGCTGCCGATGGCTCCGTTCATCCGCAGGTCAGAGACCGGATCGGATGGCTGGTTCGGGCAAAGATCGCACTCCACAAGCGAACCGGACGGGTTCGCTCCTTCATGCGAGACGGCCAACATACTCACCGGGGACAGCTACGCGAGTTGGCCGCGCGGGCCTCATGTGAGGCACGGTCGCGAGCCATCTCAGGCATCGCCGCTTCCAGCAGTCCCGCGCAACGTCCCACAAAATCCCGAGACACCGCACGCAAGCAGTATTGGGAGGGGCTCTTCGAGCAAGAGGACCCCTGGAACTACGGCTCGCTGTATGAACAGGAAAAGTACACGCGGCAGCTGGAGCTTCTGCCAGACGGACCAGTGAATCACGCGCTCGAGCTCGCGTGCGCAGAAGGGCACTTCACGCTCCAGTTGGCCCCCAAGGTCGGATGCCTGCGTGCGGCCGATATTTCGTCCAAGGCGCTCGATCGCGCTCGTGTCCGATGCAGCGGGCATCCGAATATCGAATTCTCCCAACTGGATTTGTCCGTCGATCCTTTGCCGCGCGACATCGACTTGGTCGTCTGCTCCGAAGTCCTTTATTACCTTAATGACAAGGCGCAACTAGAATCGGTCGCGAAGCGACTGGTGCAGGCGCTGCGTCCTGGCGGTTACCTTGTGGCGGCCCATACCTTCGTGCTGAAGGACAACATGTCGCGAACGGGGCTCGACTGGGAAAGTCCGTATGGGGCGGAGACGATCTCGCGGATTATCCGGAGCGTGCCCGGACTTGCTCTGGAGACATCGATCGAGACGGAGCTGTACCGTATCGATCGATTCAGGCGGCTACTTCCGGGCGAAGTGCCCCCTGACGCACAGGTGAAGTGCGCGGCTATCAACGCGCCGATTGAGGTCGAGGTTGCGCGGTCCATCGTGTGGGGTGGGGCCGTGGCGCGCCGGTCTGACGTCGCGCAATCCGAAAGACGCACGCACGCTCCGGTTCTGATGTACCACCGAATTGCGGCAGAAGGGCCAGGCGAACTGGCGCGGTACCGTTTATCTCCGGAGGCGTTCGGCCAACAGATGCTGTGGCTGCGCCGAAATGGCTACCACACGATCAATTCGGATCAGCTCGCCTGGTTCGTGGCAAACGATCATCCGTTCGTCGGCAGGCCGGTGCTGATCACCTTCGACGATGGCTACGAAGATTTCGCGGAGTATGGATGGCCGATTCTCCAGGCAAACGATTTCTCGGCAGAGGTGTTCGTTGCGACCGATTTCGCGGGAAAGCGCGCTGAATGGGATGCGCCGTTTGGGCCGCCCGCTTCGCTGCTTGGGCCGAACAGGATCGCCGCGCTCGCCGCCGAGGGCGTATCCTTTGGCAGTCATTTGGCGAGTCACCCGCGGGGCGAGCACCTTGCGACCCGGACTCTCGCCGAGGAATTGACGCGATCTCGCGCCCAGCTTGAGCTGTGGCTTGGACGACCGGTAACGTCACTTGCTGCACCCTTTGGCTCTACCGATCAGCGGCTTGAAATCCTCGCCGCCGAATGTGGTTACAAAACTCTGTTCAACACGGTCGGACGGGCCGCGACGCTGAAGGACAATCTGTTGGATTTGCCGCGAATTGAGGTCAAAGGCGATTTTACGTTGGACACATTCGCTCGTTGCCTGGAGCAGTACCAATGAGCACTGTGGCACCCCTGGTCAGTGTGGTCATTCCCGCCTTCAACGCCGAGGCAACGATCGACGAGACGCTTCGCAGCGTGAGGTCCCAGTCGCATCGGGAGCTGGAAATCATAATCGTGGACGACGGCTCGACCGACAATACGGTTGCAGTCGCCCGGCGGCATTTGGCCGAGGATTCCAGAATATCCGTGATAACACAGCAGAATGCAGGAGTGGCGGCCGCCCGGAATGCGGGCTGGCAGGCGGCGCGCGCAGACTTCGTCGCGTTCATTGATGCCGACGATCTCTGGACGCACGACAAGATTGAGCAACAGCTTCGGGTCTTGCTCGATGGAGACAAGAGAACAGGCCTCGTCTATAGCTGGTACGATTGGATCGACGCTGACAGCTGCGTAAGTGCCAGGTCGGATCCCGTCTTCCATTCGGGCGAGGTGCTAGACTATCTCTGTCAGGGAAATTTCATCGGTAACGGCAGCTCGGCATTGGTTCGCCGGGAAGCCCTCACAGCTGCAAGAGGTTTCGAGAGCGGACTGCGGGCGTCGGGCGCCGAAGGCTGCGAAGATCTGCTGTTCTATTGCCGTGTCGCGGAAGCCTATCGCTTTGCGGTCGTACCGCAGTACCAGATCGGCTATCGCTACCTTCCTAATAACATGTCAAGCAACATGCCTCGGATGTTCCGGTCGTGGATGCTGGTTGCCGATGAGATCATGACGCGGCATCCCGGACGCGGGCCGCTGCTCGAGCAAGGCTTCAGAAACTATGCACGTTGGCTGCTCCGGAGGGCTCTGACGGGCGGTCAGTGGTGGTACTTCGCTTCAATCGTTGGACTCCTGTGCAGACGGAATCCCTTGCTGGCGGTCAGGGTCTGTGTGCACGATGTGCCG
This region includes:
- a CDS encoding glycosyltransferase — translated: MTAYPRTSIVIAARDAEDTIAETLGSLLAQGVCAWEALVVDDGSSDATAAIVAEHAARDSRFRLLTCGGEGASSARNKGISNAAGDRILFLDSDDWIDRSFLARMNAALDLDPSAVAAYCNGCRVMPDGGVTPVRSDPSIQDNAFERFARRCATFIHGVLVLKSAVAKVGGFETSLRTCEDWDLWQRIARCGGRWLHVDETLCYYRTSERSLTQDVNRMLADAQVVIARGFSSDARVNEPALAHRTGASLANGSAAAAYAYFALWCAGFECGRRNASDPSLETLSDIPKTQTSADEITGVLLEAVMVGARTVPAKLAERWPQYGDGITRLILAIGCAWNDPAAGRKCQYSFERKVLDYDDLSAPRVLTLTLGTRVDLRHIRAIRPIGTVDRFYVYLCDGSRILTLVDVGVLGMVGSRFWISLAADGSVHPQVRDRIGWLVRAKIALHKRTGRVRSFMRDGQHTHRGQLRELAARASCEARSRAISGIAASSSPAQRPTKSRDTARKQYWEGLFEQEDPWNYGSLYEQEKYTRQLELLPDGPVNHALELACAEGHFTLQLAPKVGCLRAADISSKALDRARVRCSGHPNIEFSQLDLSVDPLPRDIDLVVCSEVLYYLNDKAQLESVAKRLVQALRPGGYLVAAHTFVLKDNMSRTGLDWESPYGAETISRIIRSVPGLALETSIETELYRIDRFRRLLPGEVPPDAQVKCAAINAPIEVEVARSIVWGGAVARRSDVAQSERRTHAPVLMYHRIAAEGPGELARYRLSPEAFGQQMLWLRRNGYHTINSDQLAWFVANDHPFVGRPVLITFDDGYEDFAEYGWPILQANDFSAEVFVATDFAGKRAEWDAPFGPPASLLGPNRIAALAAEGVSFGSHLASHPRGEHLATRTLAEELTRSRAQLELWLGRPVTSLAAPFGSTDQRLEILAAECGYKTLFNTVGRAATLKDNLLDLPRIEVKGDFTLDTFARCLEQYQ
- a CDS encoding glycosyltransferase family 2 protein — translated: MSTVAPLVSVVIPAFNAEATIDETLRSVRSQSHRELEIIIVDDGSTDNTVAVARRHLAEDSRISVITQQNAGVAAARNAGWQAARADFVAFIDADDLWTHDKIEQQLRVLLDGDKRTGLVYSWYDWIDADSCVSARSDPVFHSGEVLDYLCQGNFIGNGSSALVRREALTAARGFESGLRASGAEGCEDLLFYCRVAEAYRFAVVPQYQIGYRYLPNNMSSNMPRMFRSWMLVADEIMTRHPGRGPLLEQGFRNYARWLLRRALTGGQWWYFASIVGLLCRRNPLLAVRVCVHDVPRDIVSEVRWKWRHQRRRSVRHRLSSFAIGDPNQSL